The Streptomyces camelliae genome window below encodes:
- a CDS encoding ABC transporter substrate-binding protein, whose protein sequence is MSAPTGGPAQAAPAPRRSRPRIRVRTRTVTVLAGCLILLAAALVAGVRTLRQEPTVTLLANWTGTDEQDFRDAVLKPFERRHHIHVDYQGSSAESEVLGADVEAGTPPDVVVLTGPGELAAYARQGQLKQVDDLLPRSGFGASWTTPLDGHVYWFPFKADLKSLVWYPAGTSAQQLAAAATRPGQWCLGMGSGATSGWPGTDWIEDILLQRSGPDVYQRWARGELPWQSREVKEAWTTWGRMVGAGGDPALVRRALKTPYQDASEPVTRTPRGCTLEHQASFIRNQDAWKRVDGRYVPSARLIPGARADDAWLVSGDLVALLHDTSPARTLIRYLASADAQRAWSTREFSFSVSPEAQPAPGAGGTAWHHALATTLLDDRAVHCFDGSDAMPPSVRDAFAEATIEYLAHPDHLDALLKNLDSLRQTHGLTWLQSVCDRTS, encoded by the coding sequence GTGAGCGCCCCGACCGGCGGCCCCGCGCAGGCCGCGCCCGCCCCGCGCCGCAGTCGGCCCCGCATCCGCGTCCGCACCCGTACCGTCACCGTGCTGGCCGGCTGCCTGATCCTGCTGGCCGCCGCCCTCGTCGCCGGGGTGCGCACCCTCCGGCAGGAGCCGACCGTCACCCTGCTGGCCAACTGGACCGGCACCGACGAGCAGGACTTCCGGGACGCGGTGCTGAAGCCGTTCGAGCGCAGGCACCACATCCACGTCGACTACCAGGGCAGCTCCGCCGAGAGCGAGGTGCTCGGCGCCGATGTCGAGGCCGGGACCCCGCCCGACGTGGTGGTGCTGACCGGGCCCGGCGAACTCGCGGCCTACGCCCGGCAGGGGCAGCTGAAACAGGTCGACGATCTGCTGCCCCGCTCCGGGTTCGGCGCGTCCTGGACCACACCGCTGGACGGGCACGTGTACTGGTTCCCGTTCAAGGCCGACCTGAAGAGCCTCGTCTGGTACCCGGCCGGCACCAGCGCACAGCAACTGGCCGCGGCCGCGACTCGACCCGGGCAGTGGTGCCTCGGCATGGGCTCCGGGGCGACCAGCGGCTGGCCCGGCACCGACTGGATCGAGGACATCCTGCTCCAGCGGTCCGGCCCGGACGTCTACCAGCGTTGGGCGCGCGGTGAACTGCCCTGGCAGTCCAGGGAGGTGAAGGAGGCCTGGACGACCTGGGGCCGCATGGTGGGCGCGGGAGGCGACCCGGCCCTGGTGCGCCGGGCGCTGAAGACGCCGTACCAGGACGCGTCCGAGCCGGTCACCCGGACCCCGCGCGGCTGCACACTGGAGCACCAGGCGTCGTTCATCCGCAACCAGGACGCCTGGAAGCGGGTGGACGGCCGGTACGTGCCCTCCGCCCGGCTGATCCCGGGGGCGAGGGCCGACGACGCCTGGCTGGTCTCCGGCGACCTGGTCGCCCTGCTGCACGACACCTCACCGGCCCGGACCCTGATCCGCTACCTCGCCTCGGCCGACGCCCAACGGGCCTGGAGCACCCGGGAGTTCAGCTTCTCGGTCAGCCCCGAGGCGCAGCCGGCCCCCGGCGCCGGCGGCACCGCCTGGCATCACGCCCTCGCCACGACCCTCCTCGACGACCGCGCGGTGCACTGCTTCGACGGCTCCGACGCGATGCCGCCCTCGGTGCGCGACGCCTTCGCCGAGGCGACGATCGAGTACCTCGCCCACCCCGACCACCTCGACGCCCTGCTGAAGAACCTCGACTCCCTGCGCCAGACCCACGGCCTGACCTGGCTCCAGTCGGTGTGCGACCGCACGTCGTGA
- a CDS encoding VWA domain-containing protein: MTGARQIEVTLAVGQQKELPVAPPPAGGAGREMHAILEIGVRSHGGPGLAATAPGGAAGPALAEVLIVDTSRSMLHPAAKLHAAKDATVAAVRLLPEGTAFAVLSGRFDATVVHPGPGGAPMAVAGPAERDAAERAVRILDADGGTAIGMWLDLARRLLKQQSAPVKHVLLLTDGRNEHDHRADMTLQTALDACEGRFVCDAWGIGDDWDAELLLRITRRLHGRAGAVRDESELTAAYEELMQGLFGTAVPELRIRLTPTPGTVIRRVTQVVPGEQELTAVRAGSAGRGIEYVTRAWGDEVRHFQVVLSADPTGRETGEDLQLAAVEVVVPDFGRPVRLPPPRPILVRWTDNPLDASRRHPGVRRHELYQQASAAVAEAYRAWLRGADGRAAADRALTRALALAGELDDAQLLGALRRIEDKGESGGGAGKGGSDGRGTGRVRAGLKDVDWQHLILSSAMTTPPQPPASGPPPATPPGADPAQEGGPDPGGLVECPECGWLGPADSLYCGGDCGRPLRGSPT; encoded by the coding sequence ATGACCGGGGCCCGGCAGATCGAGGTGACCCTCGCGGTCGGCCAGCAGAAGGAACTGCCCGTCGCGCCGCCCCCGGCGGGAGGGGCCGGCCGGGAGATGCACGCCATCCTGGAGATCGGCGTCCGCAGCCACGGCGGCCCGGGACTCGCCGCCACCGCCCCCGGCGGGGCCGCGGGGCCCGCGCTCGCCGAGGTGCTGATCGTCGACACCTCCCGCTCCATGCTCCATCCCGCCGCCAAGCTGCACGCCGCGAAGGACGCCACCGTCGCCGCGGTCCGGCTGCTGCCCGAGGGCACCGCCTTCGCCGTGCTCTCCGGGCGGTTCGACGCCACCGTGGTCCACCCCGGCCCCGGCGGCGCGCCGATGGCCGTCGCCGGGCCCGCCGAACGGGACGCCGCCGAGCGGGCCGTACGGATCCTGGACGCGGACGGCGGCACCGCCATCGGCATGTGGCTCGACCTGGCCCGGAGGCTGCTGAAGCAGCAGTCCGCCCCCGTCAAGCACGTCCTGCTGCTCACCGACGGACGCAACGAGCACGACCACCGGGCCGACATGACCCTCCAGACCGCCCTGGACGCCTGCGAGGGCCGGTTCGTCTGCGATGCCTGGGGCATCGGCGACGACTGGGACGCCGAACTGCTGCTGCGTATCACCCGGCGGCTGCACGGCCGCGCCGGAGCGGTCCGCGACGAGTCCGAACTGACCGCCGCCTACGAGGAGTTGATGCAGGGTCTGTTCGGTACCGCGGTGCCCGAGCTGCGCATCAGACTCACCCCCACCCCCGGCACGGTGATCCGCCGTGTCACCCAGGTGGTGCCCGGCGAGCAGGAACTGACCGCCGTCCGGGCCGGTTCCGCCGGGCGCGGCATCGAGTACGTCACCCGGGCCTGGGGCGACGAGGTACGGCACTTCCAGGTCGTGCTGAGCGCCGACCCGACCGGCCGGGAGACCGGCGAGGACCTGCAGCTGGCCGCCGTCGAGGTCGTCGTACCCGACTTCGGCCGCCCGGTACGGCTGCCCCCGCCGCGGCCGATCCTGGTGCGCTGGACCGACAACCCGCTCGACGCCTCCCGGCGGCATCCCGGGGTGCGCCGGCACGAGCTGTACCAGCAGGCGAGCGCCGCCGTCGCCGAGGCCTACCGGGCCTGGCTGCGCGGCGCCGACGGCCGGGCGGCGGCGGACCGCGCGCTGACCCGGGCGCTGGCCCTGGCCGGCGAGCTGGACGACGCCCAACTCCTCGGCGCGCTGCGGCGCATCGAGGACAAGGGGGAGAGCGGGGGCGGCGCCGGGAAGGGCGGGAGCGACGGACGCGGCACGGGACGGGTGCGTGCCGGTCTGAAGGACGTCGACTGGCAGCACCTGATCCTCTCCAGCGCCATGACCACCCCGCCCCAGCCGCCCGCCTCCGGCCCGCCACCCGCGACCCCGCCCGGCGCCGATCCGGCGCAGGAGGGCGGCCCCGACCCCGGCGGCCTGGTCGAGTGCCCCGAGTGCGGCTGGCTCGGCCCGGCCGACTCGCTCTACTGCGGAGGCGACTGCGGCCGCCCCCTGAGGGGATCACCCACATGA
- a CDS encoding serine/threonine-protein kinase, producing the protein MTSCIRPGCAGHIMATGYCDTCGHRHIEPRAVPAVRAPRADPSVPAGGTGGEESPGPPAVHAVAGVGELDQHGLVVLPEVPVPDHVLVADPRPPTGGRRCGANGCTMTVGIGYGGQPTRATGRCPRCGTEYSFLPQLDKGDVVADHYRVLGCLARGGLGWIHLAEDTRADGHRVVLKGQINVHDALARLGAVEERRSLTDLHHPDIVRIITYADHRAPGRTPTGYLVMDYIGGRSLQQLFDADDAERIFHGRPRLDHVLTYGCKILGALQYMHERGLLYCDMKPANVIHFGRAVKVIDLGAVRAIGDRTSAYVYTATFAPPKQEIDRRGWHVDSDLYTVGMTLQALARGTEPARGLAPDSFRRIVDRATHAEPAARFRTAAEMSRQLWEVLREFRSLQFGEQLPESSTRFRATGASLDAGLGAIPGLDHWTRRPGERPLGLDVSPPSAAEVAGALPEPVPDPADGAALLLDTFPPDAPDRVARQWPRESRLGTPETALWLCRAYLRRGEQQQAVGWLAEAETQLGERAAAHDWRIAWHRGVLHLSKGEVPQAGAHFDTVHRALPGEYVPKLALGYCAEQAAGSGGDPDAAYARAMRFYEAVWKRDFAHTAAAFGLARGHLAGGDRDAAVRVLDDVPATSRHHDAARIAAVRVRAGLLHGRPPAPADLRDAARRLPELRLDGGAADGESRARLAAEVRENALHGRPGPGWGPEFPAGDLLGPGDEDSLRGLLEHSFRQLAAQARTAAEHGRLLDLAHAVRPMTTF; encoded by the coding sequence GTGACCTCATGCATCCGGCCCGGGTGTGCGGGCCACATCATGGCGACCGGTTACTGCGACACCTGTGGGCACCGGCACATCGAGCCGCGTGCCGTGCCGGCCGTGCGGGCGCCGCGGGCCGACCCGTCGGTCCCCGCCGGCGGGACCGGGGGTGAGGAGAGCCCCGGGCCGCCGGCCGTGCACGCCGTCGCCGGGGTCGGGGAACTCGATCAGCACGGGCTCGTCGTACTCCCCGAGGTACCCGTTCCCGATCACGTGCTGGTGGCCGATCCGCGCCCGCCGACGGGCGGCCGCCGCTGCGGGGCGAACGGCTGCACCATGACCGTCGGGATCGGTTACGGAGGGCAGCCCACCCGCGCCACCGGCCGGTGCCCGCGCTGCGGTACGGAGTACTCGTTCCTGCCGCAGCTGGACAAGGGCGACGTGGTCGCGGATCACTACCGCGTCCTCGGCTGCCTCGCCCGCGGCGGCCTCGGCTGGATCCATCTCGCCGAGGACACCCGCGCCGACGGCCACCGGGTCGTCCTCAAGGGCCAGATCAACGTCCACGACGCCCTCGCCCGCCTGGGCGCCGTCGAGGAGCGCCGCTCCCTGACCGATCTGCACCACCCGGACATCGTCCGCATCATCACCTACGCCGACCACCGCGCCCCCGGGCGCACCCCCACCGGCTACCTCGTCATGGACTACATCGGCGGCCGCTCCCTGCAGCAGCTCTTCGACGCCGACGACGCCGAGCGGATCTTCCACGGCCGCCCCCGCCTCGACCACGTCCTCACCTACGGCTGCAAGATCCTCGGCGCCCTTCAGTACATGCACGAACGCGGGCTGCTGTACTGCGACATGAAGCCCGCCAACGTCATCCACTTCGGCCGGGCGGTGAAGGTCATCGACCTCGGCGCGGTCCGCGCGATCGGCGACCGCACCTCCGCCTACGTCTACACGGCCACGTTCGCCCCGCCGAAGCAGGAGATCGACCGGCGCGGCTGGCACGTCGACAGCGACCTCTACACGGTCGGCATGACCCTCCAGGCCCTGGCCCGCGGCACCGAACCGGCCCGCGGGCTCGCCCCCGACTCCTTCCGCCGGATCGTCGACCGCGCCACCCACGCCGAGCCCGCCGCCCGGTTCCGTACGGCGGCCGAGATGTCCCGCCAACTGTGGGAAGTGCTGCGGGAGTTCCGCTCGCTGCAGTTCGGCGAGCAGCTGCCGGAGAGCTCCACCCGGTTCCGTGCCACCGGCGCCAGCCTCGATGCCGGCCTCGGCGCGATCCCGGGCCTGGACCACTGGACCCGCCGGCCCGGCGAGCGGCCGCTCGGCCTCGACGTCTCCCCGCCGTCCGCCGCCGAGGTCGCCGGCGCCCTGCCGGAACCGGTCCCCGACCCCGCCGACGGCGCCGCCCTGCTGCTGGACACCTTCCCGCCCGACGCCCCCGACCGGGTCGCCCGGCAGTGGCCCCGCGAGTCCCGCCTCGGCACCCCCGAGACCGCGCTGTGGCTGTGCCGCGCCTACCTCCGACGCGGCGAACAGCAGCAGGCCGTCGGCTGGCTCGCCGAGGCCGAGACCCAGCTCGGCGAACGGGCCGCCGCCCACGACTGGCGGATCGCCTGGCACCGCGGCGTCCTCCACCTCAGCAAGGGCGAAGTCCCCCAGGCCGGCGCCCACTTCGACACCGTCCACCGGGCCCTGCCCGGCGAGTACGTCCCCAAGCTGGCCCTCGGCTACTGCGCCGAGCAGGCGGCCGGCAGCGGGGGAGACCCCGACGCCGCGTACGCCCGCGCCATGCGGTTCTACGAGGCCGTGTGGAAGCGGGACTTCGCGCACACCGCCGCCGCGTTCGGGCTGGCCCGGGGCCATCTGGCCGGCGGCGACCGGGACGCGGCCGTACGCGTCCTGGACGACGTCCCCGCCACCTCCCGCCATCACGACGCCGCCCGGATCGCCGCCGTACGCGTCCGCGCCGGCCTGCTGCACGGGCGCCCGCCCGCACCGGCCGACCTGCGCGACGCGGCCCGGCGGCTGCCCGAGCTGCGCCTGGACGGCGGCGCCGCCGACGGCGAGTCCCGGGCCCGGCTGGCCGCCGAGGTCCGCGAGAACGCCCTGCACGGCCGGCCAGGTCCGGGCTGGGGACCGGAGTTCCCGGCCGGGGACCTGCTCGGGCCCGGAGACGAGGACAGCCTGCGGGGTCTGCTGGAGCACTCCTTCCGGCAACTGGCCGCACAGGCCCGCACCGCCGCCGAACACGGCCGGCTGCTCGACCTGGCCCACGCGGTCCGGCCGATGACCACCTTCTGA
- a CDS encoding trypsin-like peptidase domain-containing protein, producing the protein MPSWIARIEAPDGRVLGAGVLLARDRVLTAAHVVAPGRRYTVRLVAVRGLDPVPATVHADEHVPQREDSLGSSSGDLALLRLDRPLPDGHATRLHRLAVPYGEVSMYGFPDGDDGGRWHGATLEAARGRDSQVQLRPLSPGELAAPGFSGGPVVDHATGRVIGIVLSVDEGTPSAFSYMSPTETILSHLPQVAAWTDGAEAVDPRLRTGARAASGALDVRFATELASWFRGEGWPVLVTVVPDRSDRAWTLNRAVTLADRELRTDRNASVFSHDPPETVPPAGAHDLALDVKELTAADVMDRVAARLGIGDDPRPERLGALRVPLAAVLVGVDEAAEPGALLGLLDRLARQGARLLLVFRRQGERADQAAELLVGRPLYDRWVRLHAELDRIVEELGPALDRLRDRVLPGPGSRQLVEQAEGGVRRTRMLRAWVAHTPEREREPARAGLLFTFEQAADRRRQRLEQAIGLLDTRLHRREELLGRVSAEWPLCRQRAAEAPGRPGEPMPYGSSEAPGREAPGDPGRTGPPSPGDRIMEAYQLYEHALALLRHTPCDLERAEAAVNRFITFCSGTAPTSGNPAGTAEDRGTTPAASPPENRGREAGHQAPGRPAPPDHPAPPDHPAPPDHPPRALDHPTPPPDPPSTTPPPPHRTPARGHPAPGHPAPSPRSPRPGEESPS; encoded by the coding sequence ATGCCGTCCTGGATCGCCCGCATCGAGGCGCCGGACGGGCGGGTGCTCGGTGCGGGGGTGCTGCTCGCCCGCGACCGGGTGCTCACCGCCGCCCATGTCGTGGCTCCCGGCCGCCGTTACACCGTCCGCCTGGTCGCAGTGCGCGGCCTGGACCCCGTACCCGCCACCGTCCACGCGGACGAGCATGTGCCGCAGCGCGAGGACAGCCTCGGCAGCAGCAGCGGCGACCTGGCCCTGCTGCGCCTGGACCGGCCCCTGCCCGACGGCCATGCCACCCGGCTCCACCGACTCGCCGTGCCGTACGGCGAGGTGAGCATGTACGGCTTCCCGGACGGCGACGACGGCGGCCGCTGGCACGGTGCCACGCTGGAAGCCGCCCGTGGCCGGGACAGCCAGGTGCAGTTGCGCCCGCTGAGCCCCGGCGAACTGGCCGCTCCCGGCTTCAGCGGCGGCCCCGTGGTCGACCACGCGACCGGCCGGGTCATCGGCATCGTGCTCAGCGTGGACGAGGGAACCCCCTCCGCCTTCAGCTACATGAGCCCCACCGAGACCATCCTCAGCCATCTGCCGCAGGTCGCCGCCTGGACCGACGGCGCCGAGGCCGTCGACCCCCGGCTGCGCACCGGTGCCCGGGCCGCGTCCGGCGCGCTCGACGTGCGGTTCGCCACCGAACTCGCCTCCTGGTTCCGGGGCGAGGGCTGGCCGGTCCTCGTCACCGTCGTCCCCGACCGCAGCGACCGCGCCTGGACCCTGAACCGGGCCGTCACACTCGCCGACCGGGAGCTGCGCACCGACCGCAACGCCAGTGTCTTCAGCCACGACCCGCCCGAGACCGTGCCCCCGGCCGGCGCGCACGATCTCGCGCTGGACGTCAAGGAGCTCACCGCGGCCGACGTCATGGACCGCGTCGCCGCCCGCCTGGGCATCGGCGACGACCCCCGGCCCGAACGGCTCGGCGCGCTGCGCGTCCCGCTCGCCGCCGTGCTGGTCGGCGTCGACGAGGCCGCCGAACCCGGTGCGCTGCTCGGCCTGCTGGACCGGCTCGCCCGCCAGGGCGCCCGGCTGCTGCTGGTCTTCCGCCGCCAGGGGGAACGCGCCGACCAGGCGGCCGAGCTGCTCGTGGGCCGGCCGCTGTACGACCGCTGGGTCCGGCTGCACGCCGAACTGGACCGGATCGTCGAGGAGTTGGGCCCGGCCCTGGATCGGCTGCGGGACCGGGTGCTGCCCGGCCCCGGCTCCCGGCAGCTGGTCGAACAGGCCGAGGGCGGGGTACGGCGCACCCGGATGCTGCGCGCCTGGGTCGCCCACACCCCGGAACGCGAACGCGAACCCGCCCGCGCCGGCCTGCTGTTCACCTTCGAACAGGCCGCCGACCGCCGCCGGCAGCGTCTGGAGCAGGCGATCGGCCTGCTCGACACCCGCCTGCACCGCCGCGAGGAACTCCTCGGCCGGGTCAGCGCGGAGTGGCCCCTGTGCCGACAGCGGGCGGCGGAGGCGCCGGGCCGGCCGGGGGAGCCGATGCCGTACGGCTCGTCGGAGGCGCCGGGCCGGGAAGCGCCTGGAGACCCGGGCCGTACCGGCCCGCCCTCGCCCGGCGACCGGATCATGGAGGCGTACCAGCTCTACGAACACGCGCTGGCCCTCCTCCGGCACACCCCCTGCGACCTCGAACGAGCCGAGGCGGCCGTCAACCGCTTCATCACCTTCTGCTCGGGCACGGCACCGACATCCGGGAACCCGGCCGGGACAGCGGAGGACAGGGGTACGACGCCGGCCGCCTCGCCCCCCGAAAACCGGGGCAGGGAAGCCGGCCACCAGGCCCCCGGACGCCCGGCACCCCCGGATCACCCGGCACCCCCGGATCACCCGGCACCCCCGGATCACCCGCCCCGGGCCCTGGATCACCCGACTCCGCCCCCAGACCCCCCAAGCACCACTCCACCCCCACCCCACCGAACACCGGCCCGCGGTCACCCCGCCCCCGGACACCCGGCGCCATCACCCCGTAGCCCCCGCCCAGGAGAGGAGAGCCCGTCGTGA
- a CDS encoding phosphoribosyltransferase, with product MRYRDRAEAGRALAGLLVDLCEREGLADPLVLALPRGGIAVAEPVARALDAPLDVLVVRKIGAPHHQEFAVGALAADDPPLFDAGTLDMLGLTEESMAPAVERERQELRRREERYRGDRPPPDPAGRTVIVVDDGLATGATARAALRHVRRRRPAHLVLAVPVGAPDSLDRLAAEADTVVCPYRPAGFAAVGQWYEDFEQLTDAQVLEALHAQH from the coding sequence ATGCGTTACCGGGACCGTGCCGAGGCCGGGCGGGCACTGGCCGGACTGCTGGTCGACCTGTGCGAACGGGAGGGGCTCGCCGATCCGCTCGTGCTCGCGCTGCCGCGGGGCGGCATCGCCGTCGCCGAACCGGTGGCCCGGGCCCTCGACGCCCCGCTCGACGTGCTGGTCGTCCGCAAGATCGGCGCCCCGCACCATCAGGAGTTCGCCGTCGGCGCGCTCGCCGCGGACGACCCGCCCCTCTTCGACGCCGGCACCCTCGACATGCTCGGCCTGACCGAGGAGTCGATGGCGCCGGCGGTCGAGCGTGAGCGGCAGGAGCTGCGCCGCCGCGAGGAGCGCTACCGCGGCGACCGTCCGCCCCCGGACCCGGCCGGGCGTACGGTGATCGTGGTCGACGACGGGCTGGCCACCGGGGCCACCGCCCGCGCGGCCCTGCGCCACGTCCGGCGCCGCCGGCCCGCACACCTCGTGCTCGCCGTACCCGTCGGCGCCCCCGACTCACTGGACCGGCTCGCGGCCGAGGCCGACACGGTCGTGTGCCCGTACCGGCCGGCCGGCTTCGCCGCCGTGGGCCAGTGGTACGAGGACTTCGAGCAACTCACCGACGCCCAGGTACTCGAAGCACTCCACGCCCAGCACTGA
- a CDS encoding polysaccharide deacetylase family protein, with translation MRETTRRLRPAALASAAVCLALTLSGCAQVDTTAPSTARAAAAKGTPATFGTVDCRKATCIALTFDAGPSENSARLLDILKEKKVPATFFLLGKNHIEKYPELVKRMAAEGHEVASHTWDHKILTKISDAQIRDELKRPDDAIERLTGHRPTLMRPPQGRTDSDVHRIAKEEGLAEVLWSVTAKDYTTNDSALIKKRVLEQSSRDGIILLHDIYPGTVPAVPGIIDALKERGYVFVTVPQLLAPGKAEPGKVYRP, from the coding sequence ATGCGCGAGACCACCCGAAGGTTGCGTCCGGCCGCGCTCGCCTCCGCCGCCGTATGCCTCGCGCTCACGCTCTCCGGCTGCGCCCAGGTCGACACGACCGCACCGAGCACCGCACGGGCCGCGGCGGCGAAGGGGACACCGGCGACATTCGGGACCGTCGACTGCCGCAAGGCCACGTGCATCGCGCTCACCTTCGACGCGGGGCCCAGCGAGAACTCGGCGCGACTGCTCGACATCCTCAAGGAGAAGAAGGTCCCGGCCACCTTCTTCCTGCTCGGCAAGAACCACATCGAGAAGTACCCCGAGCTGGTCAAGCGGATGGCGGCCGAGGGCCACGAGGTGGCGAGCCACACCTGGGACCACAAGATCCTGACGAAGATCTCGGACGCGCAGATACGCGACGAGCTCAAGCGACCCGACGACGCGATCGAGCGGCTCACCGGGCACCGGCCCACGCTGATGCGCCCGCCGCAGGGCCGTACGGACTCCGACGTGCACAGGATCGCCAAGGAGGAGGGCCTGGCGGAGGTGCTGTGGAGCGTGACGGCCAAGGACTACACGACCAACGACTCGGCGCTCATCAAGAAGCGGGTCCTGGAGCAGTCGTCCCGGGACGGGATCATCCTGCTGCACGACATCTACCCCGGCACCGTGCCCGCCGTGCCCGGCATCATCGACGCGCTGAAGGAGCGCGGCTACGTCTTCGTGACGGTGCCTCAGCTGCTGGCGCCCGGCAAGGCGGAACCGGGCAAGGTGTACCGTCCCTGA
- a CDS encoding SRPBCC family protein: MPTFSFTRTAPLPLDEAWRRLTEWPRHADAVPLTRIRVLTPPPTQVGTRFVARSGIGPLAFDDVMEVTLWCPPADGEAGLCRLEKRGRTVLGWAEIEVRPGPGGRTRVVWREELRVRWLPRGFDGVLERTARVMFGRAVNHLLRRA, translated from the coding sequence GTGCCGACCTTCTCCTTCACCCGCACGGCCCCGCTCCCGCTCGACGAGGCGTGGCGCCGGCTCACCGAGTGGCCCCGCCACGCCGACGCGGTCCCGCTGACCCGGATCAGGGTGCTCACGCCCCCGCCGACCCAGGTGGGCACACGCTTCGTGGCCCGCTCCGGCATCGGCCCGCTGGCCTTCGACGACGTCATGGAGGTCACGCTCTGGTGCCCGCCCGCCGACGGGGAGGCAGGCCTGTGCCGCCTGGAGAAGCGGGGCCGTACGGTCCTGGGCTGGGCCGAGATCGAGGTCCGGCCGGGGCCCGGGGGCCGTACCCGGGTGGTGTGGCGGGAGGAGTTGCGGGTGCGGTGGCTGCCGCGTGGCTTCGACGGCGTGCTGGAGCGAACGGCGCGGGTGATGTTCGGGCGCGCGGTGAACCATCTGCTTCGGCGGGCGTGA
- a CDS encoding LysE family translocator: protein MVSSDRLTAFALLSLLLIVVPGPSVLFVVGRALAHGRRAALITVAGNTLGAYVLVAVVALGIGSIVERSLLVFTALKLAGAAYLVYLGVRAWRQRGSLRAAFAETSGPGHGAVRTFREGFTVGVANPKTTVFFGAALPQFVDRGQGHVPAQMLLLGLVFNAIALASDSVWGLAASAARDWFARSPRRLSAVGGAGGLTMIGLGVTVAVTGRKD from the coding sequence ATGGTGTCCTCCGACCGGCTGACGGCCTTCGCGCTGCTGTCCCTCCTCCTCATCGTGGTGCCCGGCCCCAGCGTGCTGTTCGTGGTGGGCCGCGCCCTGGCCCACGGCCGCCGGGCCGCGCTGATCACCGTCGCCGGAAACACGCTCGGCGCGTACGTGCTCGTCGCGGTCGTCGCGCTCGGCATCGGCTCGATCGTGGAGCGCTCGCTGCTCGTCTTCACCGCGCTGAAGCTCGCGGGCGCCGCCTACCTCGTGTATCTCGGCGTGCGCGCCTGGCGGCAACGCGGCTCATTGCGGGCCGCGTTCGCGGAGACGAGCGGTCCCGGGCACGGTGCTGTGCGCACCTTCCGGGAAGGTTTCACGGTCGGTGTGGCCAACCCCAAGACGACGGTCTTCTTCGGCGCGGCGCTGCCGCAGTTCGTGGACCGCGGGCAGGGGCACGTCCCCGCGCAGATGCTGCTGCTCGGGCTCGTCTTCAACGCCATCGCGCTGGCCTCCGACAGCGTCTGGGGGCTGGCCGCCTCCGCCGCGCGCGACTGGTTCGCCCGCTCACCGCGCAGGCTGTCCGCCGTGGGCGGGGCCGGCGGGCTGACCATGATCGGGCTGGGGGTGACGGTGGCGGTGACGGGGCGCAAGGACTAG
- a CDS encoding XdhC family protein → MLDIAEELNRWVEQGRDFAVATVVAVGGSAPRQPGAALAVDADGTAIGSVSGGCVEGAVYELCQQALDDGETVLERFGYSDEDAFAVGLTCGGIIDILVTPVRADGPARPVVAAALAAAARGEAAAVARITDGPAELRGRALLVRPDGSYDGGFGAHPELDRTVAAEAGAFLDAGRTGTLEIGEQGSRCGAPLTVLVESSVPAPRMIVFGAIDFASALVRVGKFLGYHVTVCDARPVFATRTRFPDADEIVVEWPHTYLERTETDGRTVLCVLTHDAKFDVPLLQLALRLPVAYVGAMGSRRTHLDRNRRLRDIGVTELELARLRSPIGLDLGARTPEETALSIGAEIVANRRGGSGASLTGAHTPIHHDTASRPDGLIGSVA, encoded by the coding sequence ATGCTGGACATCGCCGAAGAGCTGAACCGGTGGGTCGAGCAGGGCCGTGACTTCGCCGTCGCCACCGTGGTGGCCGTCGGCGGCAGCGCGCCGCGCCAGCCCGGCGCCGCCCTCGCGGTGGACGCCGACGGCACGGCCATCGGGTCGGTCTCCGGCGGGTGCGTGGAGGGCGCCGTGTACGAGCTGTGCCAACAGGCGCTCGACGACGGGGAAACCGTCCTCGAACGCTTCGGCTACAGCGACGAGGATGCCTTCGCCGTCGGCCTGACCTGCGGCGGAATCATCGACATCCTCGTCACACCGGTCCGGGCGGACGGTCCCGCCCGGCCGGTGGTCGCCGCCGCGCTGGCCGCCGCCGCCCGTGGGGAGGCGGCGGCGGTCGCGCGGATCACGGACGGCCCGGCCGAGCTGCGGGGCCGGGCCCTCCTGGTCCGCCCCGACGGCTCCTACGACGGCGGTTTCGGCGCCCACCCCGAACTGGACCGCACCGTCGCCGCCGAGGCCGGCGCCTTCCTGGACGCGGGCCGCACCGGCACCCTGGAGATCGGTGAACAGGGCTCGCGCTGCGGCGCCCCGCTCACGGTCCTGGTGGAGTCCTCCGTCCCCGCCCCCCGCATGATCGTCTTCGGTGCGATCGACTTCGCCTCGGCGCTGGTCCGCGTCGGCAAGTTCCTCGGCTACCACGTCACCGTGTGCGACGCCCGCCCGGTGTTCGCTACCAGGACCCGCTTCCCGGACGCCGACGAGATCGTCGTCGAGTGGCCGCACACGTACCTGGAGCGCACGGAGACCGACGGCCGCACGGTCCTCTGCGTCCTCACCCACGACGCCAAGTTCGACGTACCGCTGCTTCAGCTGGCCCTGCGGCTGCCCGTCGCCTACGTCGGCGCCATGGGCTCGCGCCGCACCCACCTCGACCGCAACCGGCGCCTGCGCGACATCGGCGTCACCGAGCTGGAACTGGCCCGCCTGCGCTCGCCCATCGGCCTCGATCTCGGCGCCCGTACGCCGGAGGAGACGGCCCTGTCGATCGGCGCGGAGATCGTCGCGAACCGGCGCGGCGGCAGCGGGGCCTCGCTGACCGGCGCGCACACCCCGATCCACCACGACACGGCGTCCCGGCCGGACGGGCTGATCGGATCGGTGGCCTGA